The following proteins are co-located in the Trichocoleus sp. FACHB-46 genome:
- a CDS encoding aminodeoxychorismate/anthranilate synthase component II gives MILVIDNYDSFTYNLVQYLGELGAELPVAAEVQVYRNDKISLEQVQQLQPDAVVISPGPGRPEDAGVSLELIRQLGPTLPILGVCLGHQSIGQVFGGNIVRAPELMHGKTSQVHHTGLGVFRGLENPLTATRYHSLVIEPQTCPDTLEVTAWVDDGTIMGVRHRNYPHIEGVQFHPESILTNSGKQLLRNFLLSVGDRQLALSH, from the coding sequence TTGATTCTTGTTATTGATAACTACGACAGTTTTACCTACAACTTGGTGCAGTACCTAGGTGAACTTGGTGCCGAATTACCTGTCGCGGCTGAAGTCCAAGTCTATCGCAATGACAAAATTTCTCTAGAGCAAGTTCAGCAACTCCAACCTGATGCGGTGGTGATTTCTCCAGGGCCAGGTCGCCCAGAGGATGCAGGCGTTTCGCTAGAGCTGATTCGTCAGCTAGGCCCTACCCTACCTATTTTGGGAGTTTGCTTAGGCCATCAAAGTATTGGTCAAGTGTTTGGCGGCAATATTGTCCGCGCTCCAGAGTTGATGCACGGCAAAACTTCGCAAGTTCATCACACAGGACTAGGAGTTTTTCGGGGCTTAGAAAATCCTTTGACAGCGACCCGATATCATAGCTTGGTGATTGAGCCGCAAACCTGCCCAGATACGCTAGAAGTCACGGCCTGGGTAGATGACGGCACGATTATGGGGGTGCGGCATCGGAACTATCCTCACATCGAGGGCGTCCAGTTTCATCCAGAGAGTATTCTGACTAATTCGGGTAAGCAGTTATTGCGGAACTTTCTGTTGTCAGTTGGCGATCGCCAATTAGCGCTTAGCCACTAA
- a CDS encoding MBL fold metallo-hydrolase gives MKRRQFMRYAQAGLLAAGGLGLASGFEAYQAQTSNGLSIKWLGHTAFLFTGSGQRILTNPFRQLGCTAGYRSPKVSADLVLISSQLLDEGAVEELSGNPKLLYQPGAYQVAGLQLQGISIDHDRRGGKRFGTNVAWRWQQGGITVMHLGGAAAPISIEQKILMGRPDVLLIPVGGGPKAYNPQEAKQAVQILNPKVIIPTHYRTAAADGASCDLTSVDEFLALMEGANIRQVQNDAITIKPSDLPSEGSVVRVLSYKF, from the coding sequence ATGAAACGGCGACAGTTTATGCGCTACGCGCAGGCGGGTTTGTTGGCTGCTGGGGGCCTGGGTTTAGCTTCTGGTTTTGAAGCTTATCAAGCCCAAACCAGCAATGGCTTGTCAATTAAGTGGCTAGGGCATACCGCATTTTTATTTACAGGTAGCGGCCAACGCATCCTGACTAATCCGTTTCGACAACTGGGTTGCACAGCAGGCTATCGCAGCCCAAAAGTGAGTGCAGATTTAGTGTTGATCAGCAGTCAACTTTTAGATGAAGGAGCCGTTGAGGAACTTTCCGGCAACCCCAAGCTGTTGTATCAACCAGGGGCTTATCAGGTAGCGGGTCTTCAGCTCCAGGGCATTAGCATTGACCACGATCGCCGGGGAGGAAAGCGCTTTGGTACTAATGTGGCTTGGCGCTGGCAGCAAGGCGGCATCACCGTTATGCATCTTGGTGGAGCAGCAGCTCCCATTTCCATTGAGCAAAAAATTCTGATGGGTCGGCCTGATGTGTTGCTGATTCCAGTCGGGGGTGGCCCTAAAGCTTACAATCCACAGGAAGCTAAGCAGGCAGTGCAGATTTTGAATCCGAAGGTAATTATTCCGACTCATTACCGTACGGCTGCTGCCGATGGCGCAAGCTGCGACTTAACTTCTGTAGATGAGTTTCTGGCTTTGATGGAGGGCGCTAATATTCGCCAAGTGCAAAATGATGCCATCACCATCAAACCGAGTGATCTGCCCTCAGAAGGTTCTGTCGTCCGGGTTCTGAGCTATAAATTTTAG
- a CDS encoding peptide ligase PGM1-related protein → MQTLDFSSSEQAEQFRHLQALLSDRWQAIESFDPSDADIIVIPSLSLDQRELLKIQGVHHYEERLLFSLIRLRNPRTRLIYVTSQPLHPSIIDYYLQLLPGIPFSHARDRLLLFSTYDSASTSLTQKILERPRLMERIRQALRPDKTFMICYNSSPLERDLSCQLNVPLYALDPDLLYWGTKSGSRQIFAESGVPCPDGSELVRSVDELAAVAAELWERQPLLKRMVIKLNEGFSGEGNALLDLRPILSLAPGQATHAERVSAIRDRFEGMSFQAKSEVWSNFSTRIPELGAIAEAFIEGEEKRSPSVQGRITPTGEVEILSTHDQILGGPDGQIYLGCSFPADESYRLKLQELGRQVGKNLAAKGVLERFGVDFLAVPHHDSRTEQTQWDLQAIEINLRKGGTTHPFMTLKFLTNGRYDLSSGLFYSQQGRPKYYMATDNLQKERYRGLLPNDLMDIIAHHQLHFDSSTETGTVFHLMGALSEFGKVGVTSIGNSLQQAEDIYNRVVKVLDEETQTRPSANWPSQPHVPITWQR, encoded by the coding sequence ATGCAAACTCTTGATTTTTCCTCCTCCGAGCAGGCAGAGCAGTTTCGTCATCTACAGGCTTTGTTGTCCGATCGCTGGCAGGCGATAGAATCGTTTGATCCCAGCGATGCGGATATTATTGTCATTCCCTCCCTCAGCTTAGATCAGCGAGAGTTGCTAAAGATTCAAGGGGTACACCACTACGAAGAGCGGTTGTTGTTCTCACTAATTCGGCTGCGTAACCCCCGGACTCGTTTGATCTATGTCACGTCGCAGCCGCTGCATCCCAGCATTATTGATTACTATCTACAACTGCTGCCTGGGATTCCCTTCTCCCATGCTCGCGATCGCCTGTTGCTGTTTTCGACCTACGATTCTGCGTCCACTTCGCTGACTCAGAAGATTTTGGAGCGTCCGCGCTTGATGGAGCGGATTCGGCAGGCATTGCGGCCCGACAAGACCTTTATGATCTGCTACAACTCCAGCCCCTTGGAGCGGGATTTGTCTTGTCAGCTTAATGTACCCTTGTATGCCCTTGATCCAGACTTGTTGTACTGGGGGACAAAAAGCGGCAGCCGCCAAATCTTTGCGGAATCTGGGGTTCCTTGCCCGGATGGCAGTGAGTTAGTACGGAGCGTGGATGAACTAGCCGCGGTGGCGGCAGAGTTATGGGAGCGCCAACCTCTCTTAAAGCGGATGGTAATCAAGCTGAATGAGGGCTTTTCAGGTGAAGGCAATGCTCTGCTAGATCTTCGACCCATTCTTAGCTTGGCTCCGGGACAGGCAACTCACGCAGAAAGAGTGAGTGCTATCCGCGATCGCTTTGAGGGCATGAGCTTTCAAGCAAAGTCTGAGGTCTGGAGTAACTTTAGTACCCGCATTCCAGAACTAGGAGCGATCGCTGAAGCATTTATTGAAGGAGAGGAAAAGCGATCGCCCAGCGTACAAGGTCGCATTACTCCCACGGGCGAGGTGGAAATTCTCTCGACCCATGACCAAATTCTCGGTGGCCCTGATGGACAAATTTATCTAGGTTGCAGCTTTCCCGCCGATGAATCTTATCGTTTGAAACTGCAAGAGTTAGGACGGCAAGTAGGCAAGAATCTAGCAGCCAAAGGAGTTCTGGAGCGATTCGGGGTTGATTTCCTCGCGGTGCCACATCACGACTCCCGGACTGAACAAACCCAATGGGATTTGCAGGCGATCGAAATTAATTTGCGTAAAGGGGGAACGACTCACCCCTTCATGACTCTAAAGTTTCTCACCAACGGTCGCTATGACCTCTCCAGCGGCTTGTTCTACAGCCAACAAGGACGACCTAAGTACTACATGGCCACTGACAACCTGCAAAAAGAGCGCTATCGTGGGCTGCTCCCCAACGACTTGATGGATATCATCGCCCATCATCAGCTGCACTTTGACAGCAGTACCGAAACGGGGACTGTGTTTCACCTGATGGGAGCGTTGTCTGAGTTTGGCAAAGTGGGAGTTACTAGCATCGGCAACTCGCTTCAGCAAGCCGAAGACATCTATAACCGAGTGGTCAAAGTTTTAGACGAAGAAACCCAAACCAGACCCTCTGCCAATTGGCCCTCCCAACCTCATGTGCCGATCACTTGGCAGCGATAG
- a CDS encoding S1C family serine protease, translated as MKKGLWSLLLALLILWSFSLPTFASPAPGLSQAQNNTSESLAQGNCPRQLQSAIASEPRSAAPRLNPEVLPRIGVARIRSGILPGVVIGGHHEGVLKILQQHYTASGQLDEQLEDAALQAIEDELGNAGYNVGRSEQHSVFDEQLMEESEPVRFLVGGKITKVELNSYSSFFSSKTADQRTIQWEIFDRDTNKVIVRQATTGQAEAEGIDNPAATYEAIRASFKTLLAQPSFTTSLQQAVGRDLAPTSAKTYQIAALPSSQLPLSTEQIASHTIPSVVWIRTPTGRGTGFVIDSSGLILTNQHVVGSSFSVKVKLYDGSTQTGRVLKRNAAFDVALVKLEGEVSHIPALPIADLSAVKVGEEVVAIGNPIAYSNTVTKGIVSGIRTIGSRDLIQTDVAINPGNSGGPLLNQQGAVIGIVTEKMVSRGVEGLGFALPISESLQNLDVFVKPSRSVGSMAM; from the coding sequence ATGAAGAAAGGACTTTGGAGCCTACTACTTGCGCTACTCATACTTTGGTCATTTTCGTTGCCAACCTTTGCATCTCCAGCTCCGGGGCTGAGTCAAGCTCAAAACAATACTTCTGAGAGCCTTGCCCAGGGCAATTGCCCTAGGCAGCTCCAAAGTGCGATCGCTTCAGAACCACGGTCAGCAGCTCCTAGGCTCAATCCTGAAGTTTTGCCTCGCATTGGCGTAGCTCGAATTCGCTCTGGCATTCTCCCCGGTGTTGTCATTGGGGGACATCACGAAGGCGTTCTCAAAATTCTGCAACAGCACTACACCGCTTCTGGACAGTTGGATGAACAGCTAGAAGATGCAGCTTTACAAGCGATCGAGGATGAGTTGGGGAATGCTGGCTACAACGTGGGCCGATCAGAGCAACATTCGGTGTTTGATGAGCAACTGATGGAGGAGTCTGAACCCGTTAGATTTCTGGTGGGTGGCAAGATTACCAAAGTAGAACTGAACTCCTATAGTTCTTTTTTCAGCAGCAAAACGGCAGACCAAAGAACGATTCAGTGGGAAATCTTCGATCGCGACACCAACAAAGTGATTGTGCGACAGGCAACCACAGGTCAAGCTGAAGCTGAGGGCATTGATAATCCTGCGGCCACCTATGAAGCAATTCGAGCCAGCTTTAAGACCCTCCTCGCTCAACCCAGTTTCACAACCTCACTCCAGCAGGCTGTGGGACGAGATTTAGCTCCAACTTCCGCCAAAACTTACCAAATTGCGGCTCTGCCTAGCTCGCAACTACCGCTTTCTACAGAGCAAATTGCTAGCCATACGATTCCTTCTGTGGTTTGGATTCGCACGCCAACGGGACGCGGTACAGGTTTTGTGATTGACTCATCGGGTTTGATTTTGACCAATCAACATGTTGTAGGTTCCTCGTTCTCAGTCAAAGTAAAGCTGTACGATGGCTCCACCCAAACGGGACGAGTGCTGAAGCGCAATGCTGCTTTTGATGTCGCGTTGGTCAAACTTGAAGGGGAGGTTAGCCATATTCCCGCCTTGCCGATCGCGGATCTTAGCGCGGTCAAGGTAGGAGAAGAAGTAGTGGCGATCGGCAATCCTATTGCTTATTCCAACACGGTGACCAAAGGCATTGTCAGTGGCATTCGGACTATTGGTAGCCGAGACCTAATTCAAACAGATGTAGCCATTAACCCTGGCAATAGTGGTGGTCCGCTCCTCAACCAGCAGGGAGCAGTGATCGGGATTGTGACCGAAAAAATGGTGAGTCGAGGCGTTGAAGGACTGGGCTTTGCCCTCCCGATCAGCGAATCCTTGCAGAATTTAGATGTGTTTGTGAAACCATCGAGATCTGTAGGTTCTATGGCGATGTAG
- the thiC gene encoding phosphomethylpyrimidine synthase, whose amino-acid sequence MRTEWVAKRRGQSNVSQMHFARQGMITEEMNYVAQRENLPADLIRDEVARGRMIIPANINHTNLEPMAIGIASKCKVNANIGASPNSSNMDEEVAKLHLAVKYGADTVMDLSTGGGNLDQIRTAIINASPVPIGTVPIYQALESVHGNIEQLTPDDFLHIIEKHAQQGVDYMTIHAGILIEHLPLVRNRITGIVSRGGGILARWMLAHHKQNPLYTHFDDIIEIFKRYDVSFSLGDSLRPGCAHDASDEAQLAELKTLGQLTRKAWEHDVQVMVEGPGHVPMDQIEFNVRKQMEECSEAPFYVLGPLVTDIAPGYDHITSAIGAAMAGWYGTAMLCYVTPKEHLGLPNAEDVRNGLIAYKIAAHAADIARHRPGARDRDDELSKARYNFDWNRQFELSLDPERAKEYHDETLPADIYKTAEFCSMCGPKFCPMQTKVDADALTELEKFLAKEPVTQG is encoded by the coding sequence ATGCGGACAGAATGGGTCGCGAAGCGTCGCGGGCAGAGCAATGTGTCTCAAATGCACTTTGCCCGTCAGGGAATGATCACGGAAGAAATGAACTACGTCGCCCAGCGCGAAAATCTTCCAGCAGACCTAATTCGGGATGAAGTGGCACGGGGTCGGATGATTATTCCGGCGAACATCAACCACACCAACCTCGAACCAATGGCGATCGGCATTGCTTCCAAGTGCAAAGTCAACGCCAATATTGGTGCATCGCCCAACTCTTCCAACATGGACGAAGAAGTTGCCAAGCTGCACCTTGCAGTGAAGTATGGCGCTGATACCGTCATGGACTTGTCCACCGGGGGCGGCAACTTAGATCAGATTCGCACCGCCATTATCAATGCTTCGCCCGTACCCATTGGTACCGTTCCCATCTACCAAGCATTGGAATCGGTCCACGGCAATATTGAGCAGCTCACCCCCGATGATTTCCTGCACATCATCGAGAAGCACGCCCAGCAGGGTGTGGACTACATGACGATTCACGCCGGAATTCTGATTGAGCACTTGCCCTTGGTGAGAAATCGGATTACGGGAATTGTGTCGCGCGGTGGCGGTATCTTGGCTCGGTGGATGTTGGCGCACCACAAGCAGAATCCGCTCTACACTCACTTCGACGACATCATTGAGATCTTCAAGCGATACGATGTCTCCTTTAGCTTGGGTGACTCACTACGTCCCGGTTGCGCCCACGATGCCTCCGATGAAGCCCAACTTGCTGAACTCAAAACCCTAGGCCAACTGACCCGGAAAGCTTGGGAGCATGATGTTCAGGTGATGGTAGAAGGCCCGGGCCATGTACCAATGGATCAAATCGAGTTCAACGTCCGCAAACAAATGGAAGAGTGCTCAGAAGCGCCCTTCTATGTACTTGGCCCTCTCGTTACCGATATTGCCCCTGGTTACGACCACATCACCTCCGCGATCGGAGCCGCAATGGCGGGTTGGTACGGCACAGCCATGCTCTGCTACGTCACCCCCAAAGAGCACTTAGGCTTGCCCAACGCTGAAGATGTGCGGAATGGCTTGATTGCTTACAAAATTGCAGCGCACGCAGCGGATATTGCTCGTCACCGTCCAGGTGCTCGCGATCGCGATGACGAACTTTCCAAAGCTCGCTACAACTTCGACTGGAACCGCCAGTTCGAGTTGTCGCTTGACCCAGAGCGAGCCAAAGAGTACCACGACGAAACTCTCCCCGCTGACATTTACAAAACTGCTGAGTTCTGCTCCATGTGTGGGCCTAAGTTCTGCCCCATGCAGACCAAGGTCGATGCGGACGCGCTCACCGAGCTAGAGAAGTTCCTCGCCAAAGAACCCGTGACCCAAGGCTAA
- the pyrE gene encoding orotate phosphoribosyltransferase, which produces MTDGILVQTREFSSLVTADLPQVRQQLLDLLCEVAYKEGNFTLSSGQQSSYYINGKQVTLHPYGAVGVGRILLSLLPEDTQAVAGLTLGADPIVTAVSVVAAYEGRAIAPLIIRKEAKGHGTQAYIEGLTLPANSSVVVLEDVVTTGGSAMKAVERLRDAGYVVEEVISLVDRQQGGGELYEREGLKFQAVFTIQDLQAHWKQLQA; this is translated from the coding sequence ATGACTGACGGAATTTTAGTGCAAACTCGCGAGTTTTCTTCACTAGTCACTGCTGATTTACCCCAGGTGCGTCAGCAGTTGTTAGACCTCCTATGTGAAGTTGCTTACAAAGAAGGCAATTTCACCCTTTCTTCAGGGCAGCAGAGTTCTTATTACATCAATGGCAAGCAGGTGACGCTTCACCCCTATGGAGCGGTTGGCGTGGGTCGAATTTTACTTTCATTGCTCCCAGAGGATACCCAAGCTGTCGCGGGACTAACGCTAGGCGCAGACCCAATTGTGACCGCAGTGAGCGTGGTCGCAGCCTACGAGGGACGGGCGATCGCGCCGCTGATTATTCGTAAGGAGGCCAAAGGGCATGGTACTCAAGCTTATATTGAAGGCTTAACCCTACCTGCTAATAGTTCTGTCGTAGTTTTAGAAGATGTAGTGACGACGGGTGGCTCGGCCATGAAAGCTGTGGAGCGGCTACGTGATGCGGGCTATGTCGTTGAAGAAGTAATCTCTCTGGTCGATCGCCAGCAGGGGGGAGGGGAGCTATACGAGCGCGAAGGCTTAAAGTTCCAAGCGGTATTTACAATCCAAGACCTCCAAGCCCACTGGAAACAATTGCAGGCATAA
- a CDS encoding hemolysin family protein, which yields MIAPIVFALATSNSLPVTGREALLRLLAVLLLIAINGFFVTAEFSIVSVRRSRINQLVGAGDVQAKTVQDLQRSIDRLLSTTQLGITLSSLALGWIGESTMAVLMADWLAQLPAPAALRQTLAHSFAVPVAFLLIAYLQIVLGELCPKSVALLYSEQLARFLGPPSLAIARFFNPFIWVLNQSTRWLLKLVGIQYTGQGWYNQVTPEELQLIIATSSESTGLEAEERELLNNVFEFGEVLAEGAMVPRTSIAAISCDATFQAVLEEVAASRHSYYPVMGESLDDIRGILSFKELAEPMAQGLLTPETKIEPWIHPARFVPEYMLLSELLTMMQRSRQMMVMVVDEFGGTSGLVTLTDLVAEIIGETPESESSEDLTVQILEDQTFLVQAQMDLEEVNELLNLSLPLTDDYQTLGGFLIDQMQKIPTEGEVLLYKGLELSVVSAEGPRLDQIRIRRLEEPETEQFLEELNEAIAASETAADETPRSSRQVDRPNSDASGQEFGFDQDN from the coding sequence ATGATTGCCCCTATTGTCTTTGCGCTGGCGACGAGTAATTCCCTACCTGTCACAGGGCGAGAGGCCCTGCTGCGCTTGTTGGCAGTTTTGTTGCTAATTGCGATTAATGGCTTTTTTGTTACGGCTGAGTTTTCGATTGTCTCTGTCCGGCGATCGCGCATCAATCAACTGGTCGGTGCAGGGGATGTGCAGGCTAAGACGGTCCAGGACCTGCAAAGAAGTATTGATCGCCTACTCTCCACTACCCAACTCGGCATTACGTTGTCTAGCTTGGCCTTAGGTTGGATTGGTGAGAGCACAATGGCCGTTTTAATGGCAGATTGGTTAGCTCAATTACCTGCCCCTGCGGCTCTGCGCCAAACGCTAGCTCATTCTTTTGCGGTGCCAGTGGCTTTTCTACTGATTGCTTATTTGCAAATCGTATTGGGAGAGTTGTGTCCGAAGTCGGTAGCGTTGCTTTATTCGGAGCAACTTGCTCGATTTCTAGGTCCACCAAGCTTGGCGATTGCGCGTTTCTTTAATCCCTTTATCTGGGTTCTCAATCAATCGACTCGTTGGCTACTGAAACTTGTAGGGATTCAATACACTGGACAAGGTTGGTATAACCAAGTCACCCCAGAGGAGTTGCAACTGATCATTGCTACTTCGTCAGAGTCCACGGGGCTAGAGGCTGAGGAACGGGAACTGCTCAACAATGTGTTTGAGTTTGGTGAAGTCTTGGCAGAAGGAGCAATGGTGCCTCGAACCAGCATTGCCGCTATTTCCTGCGATGCCACCTTTCAAGCAGTCCTAGAAGAAGTCGCTGCATCGAGGCATTCTTATTATCCGGTCATGGGAGAGTCCTTGGATGACATTCGCGGCATTCTTTCCTTCAAGGAATTAGCCGAACCGATGGCTCAGGGATTGCTTACACCTGAAACTAAGATTGAGCCTTGGATCCATCCAGCGCGATTTGTCCCTGAGTACATGCTGTTGAGCGAGCTGTTGACCATGATGCAGCGATCGCGGCAAATGATGGTGATGGTGGTGGATGAGTTTGGTGGTACCTCTGGTCTGGTCACCTTAACCGATTTAGTAGCTGAGATTATTGGTGAGACGCCTGAATCTGAGAGTAGTGAAGACTTAACGGTGCAAATCTTAGAAGACCAGACGTTTTTAGTCCAGGCTCAGATGGATCTCGAAGAAGTAAATGAACTTCTGAATCTGAGCTTGCCGCTCACAGATGATTACCAAACCTTGGGCGGCTTTTTAATTGATCAAATGCAGAAAATTCCTACGGAAGGTGAGGTGCTGCTGTACAAGGGCTTGGAGTTGTCTGTGGTCTCTGCTGAAGGCCCTCGCCTGGACCAAATTCGGATTCGGCGGTTAGAAGAACCGGAAACGGAGCAATTCTTGGAGGAGCTGAATGAAGCGATCGCGGCTTCAGAGACGGCAGCAGACGAAACACCCCGTTCCAGTCGTCAGGTAGATAGACCAAACTCAGATGCTTCCGGTCAAGAGTTTGGTTTCGATCAAGACAATTGA
- the queC gene encoding 7-cyano-7-deazaguanine synthase QueC: MVEMVEREVQRLTVKAVILLSGGLDSSTVLYQAKVDGCDCYAISFDYQQRHRRELESAAAIAQVAGATQHQVVSFDLRLWGGSALTDDSIAVPSDRSLVEMASYIPVTYVPARNTIFLSFALAYAEAIEAERVYIGVNSLDYSGYPDCRPDYIQAMQEVFRLGTKQGREGQPIQIVSPLIELKKTEIIQLGDRLGVPWEKTWSCYTGEAVACGICDSCRLRLAAFSELGQVDPLPYKAQLS; encoded by the coding sequence ATGGTTGAGATGGTTGAACGCGAGGTGCAGAGATTGACTGTGAAAGCTGTAATTTTGTTGTCGGGAGGGTTAGACTCCTCTACCGTGCTGTATCAAGCCAAAGTTGATGGCTGCGATTGTTATGCCATCTCCTTTGATTACCAACAACGACATCGTCGCGAGCTGGAATCGGCTGCTGCGATCGCCCAGGTTGCAGGCGCAACCCAGCATCAGGTAGTGAGTTTTGATCTGCGTCTTTGGGGCGGCTCTGCTCTCACGGATGACAGCATTGCGGTACCGAGCGATCGCTCCTTAGTAGAGATGGCCTCTTACATTCCTGTTACCTATGTGCCTGCCCGCAACACCATTTTCTTGAGCTTTGCCCTGGCTTACGCCGAAGCTATAGAGGCAGAACGAGTTTACATCGGGGTGAACAGCCTGGATTATTCTGGCTATCCAGATTGCCGCCCCGACTATATTCAAGCCATGCAAGAAGTTTTTCGTTTAGGCACGAAGCAGGGGCGCGAAGGACAACCGATTCAAATTGTCTCACCTCTGATTGAGCTAAAAAAGACTGAAATTATCCAGTTAGGCGATCGCTTGGGAGTGCCTTGGGAAAAGACTTGGTCCTGCTACACGGGTGAAGCAGTAGCTTGTGGCATCTGCGATTCTTGTCGCCTGCGTTTAGCGGCTTTTTCCGAACTGGGACAAGTTGATCCACTTCCCTACAAAGCTCAATTGTCTTGA